From Segatella copri, the proteins below share one genomic window:
- a CDS encoding helix-turn-helix transcriptional regulator yields MAKDLYKDQNIASNFLDTINVSSFNKEEQMYGELLKIQATDLTDHDIKPYEKNISRIINYMQNKKDYTFLKLALYYAGRIKSEKDEAMKAVNFYTKAASIKDTILNINNKCYSQLGNIYYDQYLYDYAIDMYTKAYNEAFIAKDDIAMVKILKDKALVLLDKGETTLALKLLKKALKMAEHTKDIRCINSVKSYCVIAYTDKRDWGNAQKLLPDILHNINKADSSAVYFIAANLYKQTDISKANMLYSFLKNKGNIYAKEEAYKFLTKESLGKEKNFESIKFFERYTHIVDSIRRNTNSEMMAKIKGLYDYQKQKERITRISKEKNEFKLLFASTTVFLLLVTTFAFLLISRLRRRAQEEKRQVFMLKKLQEEMRQNSLEKIKENNKRIDELELQLINATNEKDELKKRLADEKEKLLAQNAINKLKIEEENRALGSIKNTDIGIMIQKKKRSETKEYLTKEERKQMEDTFNQFMPSFKEKLWSVYDISNRELNVCMLIKLGCKPADMACLLGCTPSAISKIRIRLYKKFFNKLGSAEDWDRFILSL; encoded by the coding sequence ATGGCTAAAGATTTATACAAAGACCAAAACATAGCATCAAATTTCCTCGATACCATAAATGTCTCTTCATTCAACAAAGAAGAACAAATGTATGGTGAACTTTTAAAGATTCAAGCAACAGATCTAACAGATCATGACATCAAACCATACGAGAAAAATATCAGCAGAATAATCAATTATATGCAAAACAAAAAGGATTATACTTTTCTAAAATTAGCCTTATACTATGCAGGCAGAATAAAAAGTGAAAAAGACGAAGCAATGAAAGCTGTCAATTTCTACACAAAAGCAGCGAGTATCAAAGACACCATTTTAAACATAAACAACAAATGTTATTCCCAACTTGGAAATATTTACTACGACCAATACTTATACGACTACGCTATCGATATGTACACAAAGGCATATAACGAAGCATTCATCGCAAAAGACGATATTGCTATGGTCAAAATATTGAAAGACAAAGCCCTTGTTCTTTTAGATAAGGGAGAAACTACACTTGCGCTCAAACTTTTAAAAAAAGCTTTGAAAATGGCTGAACACACTAAAGATATCAGGTGTATCAATAGTGTAAAAAGCTATTGTGTTATTGCATATACGGATAAAAGAGATTGGGGAAATGCCCAAAAGTTGCTTCCAGACATACTACACAATATCAATAAAGCAGACTCTAGTGCAGTTTATTTTATTGCAGCTAATCTATATAAGCAAACAGATATATCCAAAGCCAACATGCTATATTCCTTTCTGAAGAATAAAGGAAACATATATGCAAAAGAAGAAGCATATAAGTTTCTTACAAAAGAATCACTAGGAAAAGAGAAGAACTTTGAAAGTATAAAATTTTTCGAACGGTACACACATATTGTAGACAGCATTCGGAGAAATACGAACTCTGAAATGATGGCAAAAATCAAAGGACTGTATGATTATCAAAAGCAGAAAGAAAGAATCACCAGAATATCAAAAGAGAAAAATGAATTCAAACTTTTGTTTGCTTCTACAACTGTTTTTTTACTCTTAGTTACAACTTTTGCCTTTTTATTAATCAGTAGATTGAGACGAAGAGCTCAGGAAGAAAAAAGGCAAGTATTCATGCTGAAGAAATTGCAAGAAGAGATGCGCCAAAACAGTCTGGAGAAAATAAAAGAAAACAACAAACGCATAGATGAATTAGAATTACAACTCATAAATGCTACAAATGAAAAAGATGAATTGAAGAAAAGATTAGCTGATGAGAAAGAAAAACTGTTAGCGCAGAATGCCATAAACAAACTGAAGATTGAAGAAGAAAATCGAGCTTTAGGCAGCATCAAGAACACTGATATAGGGATCATGATACAAAAGAAGAAAAGAAGTGAAACCAAAGAGTATCTGACAAAAGAAGAGAGAAAACAAATGGAAGATACCTTTAATCAGTTCATGCCAAGTTTTAAAGAAAAACTTTGGTCGGTTTATGATATCAGCAATCGAGAGTTAAATGTTTGCATGCTCATCAAATTAGGGTGCAAGCCTGCTGATATGGCATGTCTGTTAGGATGCACACCATCAGCCATCTCGAAAATAAGAATCAGATTATACAAAAAGTTCTTTAATAAGCTGGGGAGTGCAGAAGATTGGGAC
- a CDS encoding DUF4848 domain-containing protein: MKNVFFLFALLCAFFSSCSDEDGANVTTSNVKLPHVVTINSGDKVTCSSNTKSQVKVLAFDNEEGFNHFVGILRTKTSQQRAQLVKSLGFESLAMINDKADKELDKIGATASSVDDFRAKYLDYKTKYAGILVANAADSTDLSLYKPASKDTAVAPYLVGECNKVLVDGALRDIPFSDEMNDDDKKIFATSYTEYSPNSTRSVEKDYTSEDSWPVNGFIEKDGNHKTICSVYVTDEFKLFIHFGAQYKMWYGWKRANRQFFFRLENMEGLDKLNPDALSSNLSPNTYYFGTSKEFYSYTKINFHVAEVTQNPIVMINKYEVTGKVFVWTDRMSEKDANGNVIYQSTGSSIYPTQHAPRENFPLFKKENSFPCKISLVGKR; the protein is encoded by the coding sequence ATGAAAAATGTATTTTTTTTATTTGCGCTTCTATGCGCATTCTTTTCATCATGTTCTGATGAAGATGGAGCTAATGTAACAACTTCAAACGTGAAATTGCCACATGTCGTTACAATTAATAGTGGTGACAAGGTAACTTGTAGCTCGAATACTAAATCTCAAGTGAAAGTCTTGGCTTTTGATAATGAGGAAGGCTTTAATCACTTTGTTGGTATTCTAAGGACAAAGACATCACAACAACGAGCTCAATTGGTTAAAAGTTTGGGCTTTGAAAGCTTGGCTATGATTAATGATAAAGCAGATAAGGAACTTGATAAAATAGGTGCAACAGCTTCATCTGTGGATGATTTCAGAGCAAAATATTTGGATTATAAGACAAAGTATGCAGGTATATTAGTAGCTAATGCTGCTGATTCTACAGACTTATCTCTTTATAAACCTGCTTCAAAAGATACTGCTGTTGCTCCGTACTTAGTCGGTGAATGTAATAAAGTTCTAGTTGATGGTGCTCTTCGAGATATCCCTTTTTCTGATGAAATGAATGATGACGATAAGAAAATCTTTGCAACAAGTTATACAGAATATTCGCCAAATTCGACAAGAAGTGTTGAGAAAGACTACACGAGTGAAGATTCTTGGCCAGTAAATGGTTTTATTGAAAAAGATGGTAATCATAAAACAATTTGTTCTGTTTACGTTACTGATGAATTCAAGTTGTTTATACATTTTGGTGCGCAATACAAAATGTGGTATGGATGGAAAAGGGCTAATCGACAGTTCTTTTTTAGATTGGAAAACATGGAAGGATTAGATAAGTTAAATCCGGATGCACTTTCTTCAAATTTAAGTCCGAATACATATTATTTTGGCACATCCAAAGAATTCTATTCATATACAAAAATTAATTTTCATGTAGCTGAAGTTACCCAAAATCCTATTGTTATGATAAATAAATATGAAGTTACAGGTAAAGTTTTTGTATGGACAGATAGAATGTCTGAGAAAGATGCTAATGGAAATGTAATATATCAGAGTACCGGAAGTTCTATATATCCTACACAACACGCTCCTCGTGAAAACTTCCCTTTGTTCAAAAAAGAAAATTCTTTTCCTTGTAAAATATCTTTAGTAGGTAAAAGATAA
- a CDS encoding FKBP-type peptidyl-prolyl cis-trans isomerase, protein MYKKLIYGVLLLLTIASCSESSEQEDEYANWKERNDVFFQGIFFKADSAINAGSNNWKIIRNWSLQEQFGVQKENYIVVHVLENSTNTSVPIYTDSVVVDIQGMLMPTDNEERRTVFYTTFSGKDRNVSSDLRLTISAKGTLQKQEIDGLSTALQKMHIGDRWMVYVPYNLALKNQSSVSPFVPAYSTMIFDITLLGIKHT, encoded by the coding sequence ATGTATAAGAAACTGATTTATGGAGTATTGCTACTCTTGACAATAGCATCTTGTAGCGAATCATCTGAACAAGAAGATGAATATGCTAATTGGAAAGAGAGGAATGATGTGTTTTTCCAAGGTATATTTTTCAAGGCTGATTCAGCAATTAATGCTGGAAGTAATAATTGGAAAATTATACGTAATTGGTCTCTTCAAGAGCAGTTTGGAGTACAGAAAGAAAATTATATCGTAGTGCATGTTCTAGAAAATAGTACAAATACTTCTGTTCCGATTTATACCGATTCGGTTGTGGTAGATATTCAAGGTATGTTAATGCCAACTGATAATGAAGAAAGGAGAACTGTATTTTATACTACGTTTTCAGGGAAGGATAGGAATGTCTCCTCAGATTTGCGATTAACCATTTCTGCAAAAGGAACATTGCAAAAACAAGAAATTGATGGCTTGTCTACTGCTTTGCAGAAAATGCATATCGGTGATCGCTGGATGGTATACGTACCATATAATCTTGCTTTGAAGAATCAAAGTTCTGTTAGTCCTTTTGTTCCTGCGTACAGTACAATGATATTTGACATTACGTTGCTTGGAATAAAACATACGTAA
- a CDS encoding nitroreductase family protein, with amino-acid sequence MESIKNRTSIRKYAEKEVSEELLNRLLEEAEHTPTMGNLQLYSVVVTRSEEGKKALAPAHFNQPMVTEAPVVLTICADYRRTTLWAENRKGTPGYDNILSFMNAATDALLFTQTFTNLAEEAGLGTCFLGTTVYMPKMIIDTLKLPKLVMPVATLTIGWPAEHPALSDRLPLRSIIHHEHFEDYTPEKIDDFYAEKEALEENKEFVRINNVETLAQVFTDIRYTKKDCEAMSVGFIEALKQQGFI; translated from the coding sequence ATGGAATCGATTAAGAACAGAACAAGCATCAGAAAATATGCAGAGAAGGAAGTATCTGAAGAACTCCTGAACCGCCTTTTGGAAGAGGCAGAGCACACCCCGACAATGGGAAACCTGCAGCTTTACAGTGTTGTGGTAACAAGAAGTGAAGAAGGAAAGAAGGCGCTGGCGCCAGCCCACTTCAACCAGCCGATGGTAACAGAAGCCCCTGTCGTCCTCACCATCTGTGCCGATTATCGCCGCACAACCCTCTGGGCAGAGAACCGCAAGGGAACCCCGGGCTATGACAACATTCTCTCTTTTATGAATGCAGCTACCGATGCTCTTCTTTTCACCCAGACCTTTACGAACCTAGCAGAAGAAGCCGGTTTAGGCACCTGTTTCCTGGGAACTACGGTTTATATGCCAAAGATGATCATCGACACCCTGAAGCTCCCTAAGCTCGTAATGCCAGTAGCCACATTGACCATCGGCTGGCCGGCAGAACATCCAGCCCTGAGCGACCGTCTCCCTCTGCGCAGCATCATCCACCACGAGCATTTCGAAGATTACACCCCAGAGAAGATTGACGACTTCTATGCAGAGAAGGAAGCTCTTGAAGAGAACAAGGAGTTCGTTCGCATCAACAACGTAGAGACCCTAGCCCAGGTTTTTACCGACATCCGATACACAAAGAAGGATTGCGAGGCGATGAGCGTTGGGTTTATCGAAGCCCTCAAACAGCAAGGATTTATTTAA
- the folB gene encoding dihydroneopterin aldolase: MLFRSKIYLKNVRFHAYHGVLPQETLVGNDYVVNLEVSYDFSRAMETDELAGTLNYAELYELVKQEMEIPSKLLEHVAGRIGKRLFAEYPTIQKIQLAITKVNPPFGADCDGAGVEVVLTNDKTL; the protein is encoded by the coding sequence ATGCTTTTCCGTAGTAAGATATACTTGAAGAATGTCCGTTTCCATGCATATCACGGCGTTCTGCCACAGGAAACCCTGGTGGGCAACGATTATGTGGTGAATCTGGAGGTGAGCTATGATTTCTCCAGAGCCATGGAAACCGATGAACTGGCTGGAACCCTCAACTATGCAGAACTCTATGAACTCGTGAAACAGGAGATGGAGATACCTAGCAAACTGCTGGAACATGTAGCCGGAAGAATAGGAAAGCGACTCTTTGCAGAATATCCGACTATTCAGAAAATACAACTCGCCATTACCAAAGTTAATCCTCCTTTTGGAGCAGATTGTGACGGCGCAGGGGTAGAAGTTGTATTAACAAATGATAAAACTTTATAG
- a CDS encoding N-acetylmuramoyl-L-alanine amidase family protein: protein MLKKITFILTLLCMLVLTATGANRRFTLVIDPGHGGHDAGALGAISKEKNINLSVALQFGKYVERNMPDVRVIYTRKTDVFIPLKERANIANRANADLFISVHTNALPAGKIARGFETYTLGMHRAKDNLDVAMRENSVISMEKGYQQTYQGFNPRSSESYIIFEFIQGKNMERSVELARNIQRKVCNGANRPDKGVHQAGFLVLRETSMPSCLIELGFITTADEERLLNDASRVDDIARGIYEGFAQYRNKYDKSISVPYRAADTESVPVAKIVSDTKQEKNERRAEEVDTAPRRTVKHVETRATKAKTVQQNRRQNQQDKPAQQSRQTQQNRQNQQNRTVAQNKPAQHKANVADAPVFKLQIFVSNRMLRKGDAHFKGETGYDSYQEGNMVKYTMGASTNYNEIFRLRKTLAEKFPEAFIIAFKNGKKYDVNQAIREFKQNRNR from the coding sequence ATGTTGAAGAAAATAACATTCATATTGACCCTATTGTGTATGTTGGTGCTGACAGCGACAGGCGCCAACCGCCGTTTCACGCTCGTTATCGACCCAGGTCATGGCGGCCATGATGCGGGTGCACTTGGTGCTATTTCCAAAGAAAAGAATATCAATCTCTCTGTGGCATTGCAGTTTGGCAAATATGTTGAGCGCAATATGCCGGATGTGAGAGTCATCTATACCCGCAAGACGGATGTCTTTATTCCTCTGAAAGAGCGTGCCAACATTGCTAACCGCGCCAATGCCGACCTGTTTATCTCGGTACATACCAATGCGCTGCCAGCCGGTAAGATAGCCCGCGGTTTTGAAACCTATACGCTCGGTATGCACCGTGCCAAGGATAATCTCGATGTGGCTATGCGAGAGAACTCCGTTATCTCGATGGAGAAGGGCTATCAGCAGACCTATCAGGGTTTCAACCCAAGATCTTCTGAAAGCTACATCATCTTCGAGTTCATACAGGGTAAGAATATGGAGAGAAGCGTAGAACTGGCGCGCAATATCCAGCGAAAGGTATGCAACGGTGCCAACCGTCCGGATAAGGGTGTGCATCAGGCAGGATTCCTGGTTCTCAGAGAAACCTCGATGCCTAGCTGTCTGATAGAGCTCGGTTTCATCACTACTGCCGATGAAGAAAGACTGCTCAACGATGCCAGCAGGGTGGATGATATCGCCCGAGGTATCTACGAAGGTTTTGCGCAATATCGCAATAAATACGATAAATCCATCTCGGTTCCTTATCGAGCTGCGGATACAGAATCGGTGCCGGTTGCCAAGATAGTTTCTGATACGAAGCAGGAGAAGAACGAGCGCCGTGCTGAGGAGGTGGATACTGCGCCGAGAAGAACGGTGAAGCATGTGGAAACCAGAGCAACAAAGGCTAAAACGGTTCAGCAGAACAGAAGACAGAACCAGCAGGATAAACCGGCTCAGCAGAGCAGACAGACGCAGCAGAACAGACAGAACCAGCAGAACAGAACTGTAGCTCAGAACAAGCCGGCACAGCATAAAGCCAATGTAGCCGATGCGCCTGTCTTCAAGCTTCAGATATTTGTCAGCAACCGCATGCTCCGCAAGGGCGATGCCCATTTTAAGGGCGAAACCGGTTATGACAGTTATCAGGAAGGCAATATGGTGAAATATACGATGGGAGCCTCTACCAACTATAATGAGATTTTCCGCTTGCGCAAGACGCTTGCCGAGAAGTTCCCGGAAGCTTTCATCATAGCTTTCAAGAATGGAAAGAAATATGATGTGAATCAGGCTATTCGTGAGTTCAAACAGAACAGAAACCGCTGA